The Prevotella sp. E2-28 genome includes the window GCTTCAGGACATGTATCTGAAGTTATGGCAGAAGCGCGAAGGTCTGCCAGACGAGGCAATGAAGGAGGCCTATCTCGTGAGGATGATACGAAATTTGTTCTTAGAGCAACGGCGCGTCAAACGACTCGACACATCGACAGAACTAAAGGAGGCCTACTCCCCACCCGATGAACAAAGCCTCGATTATCAGATAGATACCAGAGACGAGGTTCAAAAAATGCAAGGACTCATCAGCGAACTACCAGAAAGAGAGGCAAGAATCATCCAGATGCACCTCGTGGAGGAACGCTCTTACGAAGAGATAGAGCAAGACACTGGGCTATCAAAAGGCAATATCCGCATCATCGTGATGCGAACAAGACAAAAGTTAAAACAACAATTCCAAAATATCACGAAGACATGGACGAATTAGATTACAAAGCTTTAGAACAAATTCCCATCCCTGAAGGACTGGAAGAGCGACTCTCTGCCAAGATTGACGAGTGGGAGAAGGAAGAGAAGCAGCAGAAGGCTAAGCATCGCGTTCTCCGCCCCAACATTCTGCGCTATACAGCCGCAGCAGCTAGTG containing:
- a CDS encoding RNA polymerase sigma factor — translated: MDAREFKQRFMPHYKLLYRVAYQMTGNTQDAEDLLQDMYLKLWQKREGLPDEAMKEAYLVRMIRNLFLEQRRVKRLDTSTELKEAYSPPDEQSLDYQIDTRDEVQKMQGLISELPEREARIIQMHLVEERSYEEIEQDTGLSKGNIRIIVMRTRQKLKQQFQNITKTWTN